A single window of Streptomyces griseoviridis DNA harbors:
- a CDS encoding TIGR03086 family metal-binding protein has translation MTGTIVDLGPQTRIVARLARDVDERRLADPTPCPDLAVRNLLGHLTGLAVAFRDAARKELGATTDTDPAATVPDIGPDWRTALATALDDLAAAWRDPAAWTGTTRAGGVTLPGGVAAAVVADELVVHGWDVARATGLPYAPDPAALDLAHGFLSAAADAADQGEGPFGPIVEVPAGAPLLDRVIGLSGRDPRWTPAR, from the coding sequence ATGACCGGCACGATCGTCGACCTGGGACCGCAGACCCGTATCGTCGCCCGGCTCGCCCGGGACGTCGACGAGCGGCGGCTCGCGGACCCCACGCCCTGCCCCGACCTCGCGGTCCGCAACCTGCTCGGCCATCTGACCGGGCTCGCCGTCGCCTTCCGGGACGCCGCCCGCAAGGAGCTGGGCGCCACCACCGACACCGATCCGGCGGCCACCGTGCCGGACATCGGGCCCGACTGGCGCACCGCCCTGGCCACCGCGCTCGACGACCTCGCCGCCGCCTGGCGCGACCCGGCCGCCTGGACCGGCACCACCCGGGCCGGCGGGGTGACCCTGCCGGGCGGGGTGGCCGCCGCCGTCGTCGCCGACGAACTCGTCGTCCACGGCTGGGACGTGGCCCGCGCCACCGGGTTGCCCTACGCCCCCGACCCGGCCGCGCTCGACCTCGCCCACGGCTTCCTGAGCGCCGCAGCCGACGCCGCTGACCAGGGCGAAGGCCCGTTCGGGCCGATCGTCGAGGTCCCCGCGGGCGCCCCGCTCCTCGACCGGGTGATCGGCCTCAGCGGACGCGACCCGCGCTGGACGCCCGCCCGCTGA
- a CDS encoding ABC transporter substrate-binding protein, with translation MRTPSRRRPRATLAMAAAGTLLAPLLSGCWVGAGGSGSGGDSVNVLMVNNPQMVELQKLTAAHFTKETGIKVNFTVLPENDVRDKISQDFANQAGQYDVATLSNYEIPIYARNGWLHDMDPYVAKDPGYDEKDILKPMRQSLTGDDGKLYGQPFYGESSFLMYRKDVFKEKGLTMPAHPTWTQIADLAAQVDGAKPGMKGICLRGLPGWGEVMAPLTTVVNTFGGTWFDKDWKAGLDSPEFEKAVKFYVDLVRDHGESGAAQSGFAECLNNLTQGKVAMWYDATSAAGALEASNSPVKGKLDYAPAPVEKTESAGWLYTWAWGIQKASRNSDNAWKFVSWASSKKYEELVGETSGWANVPAGKRASTYSNADYRKSAASFQEMTKEAIEGARPNDPGVQPRPAPGIQFVGIPEFTDLGTKVSQEISAAIAGRQSVESALKKSQKLAEKISEEYEGR, from the coding sequence ATGCGCACCCCGAGCCGACGGAGGCCGCGAGCAACGCTCGCCATGGCCGCCGCAGGGACGCTGCTCGCCCCGCTGCTCTCCGGCTGTTGGGTCGGGGCGGGCGGGTCGGGTTCCGGCGGCGACTCCGTCAATGTCCTCATGGTCAACAACCCGCAGATGGTGGAGCTCCAGAAGCTCACCGCCGCCCACTTCACCAAAGAGACCGGCATCAAGGTGAACTTCACCGTGCTGCCCGAGAACGACGTCCGCGACAAGATCAGCCAGGACTTCGCCAACCAGGCGGGCCAGTACGACGTCGCGACCCTCAGCAACTACGAGATACCGATCTACGCCCGCAACGGCTGGCTGCACGACATGGACCCGTACGTGGCCAAGGACCCCGGCTACGACGAGAAGGACATCCTCAAGCCCATGCGCCAGTCGCTGACCGGCGACGACGGCAAGCTCTACGGCCAGCCGTTCTACGGCGAGTCCTCCTTCCTGATGTACCGCAAGGACGTCTTCAAGGAGAAGGGCCTGACCATGCCGGCCCACCCCACCTGGACGCAGATCGCCGACCTGGCCGCCCAGGTGGACGGCGCCAAGCCCGGGATGAAGGGCATCTGCCTGCGCGGACTGCCCGGCTGGGGCGAGGTGATGGCGCCGCTCACCACCGTCGTCAACACCTTCGGCGGCACCTGGTTCGACAAGGACTGGAAGGCCGGGCTCGACTCCCCCGAGTTCGAGAAGGCCGTCAAGTTCTACGTCGACCTGGTCCGCGACCACGGCGAGTCGGGCGCCGCCCAGTCCGGCTTCGCCGAGTGCCTCAACAACCTCACCCAGGGCAAGGTCGCCATGTGGTACGACGCCACCAGCGCCGCCGGCGCCCTGGAGGCGTCGAACTCCCCGGTCAAGGGCAAGCTCGACTACGCCCCCGCGCCGGTGGAGAAGACCGAGTCCGCCGGCTGGCTCTACACCTGGGCCTGGGGCATCCAGAAGGCGTCCCGCAACTCCGACAACGCCTGGAAGTTCGTCTCCTGGGCGTCCAGCAAGAAGTACGAGGAGCTGGTCGGCGAGACCAGCGGGTGGGCCAACGTGCCGGCCGGCAAGCGCGCCTCGACGTACAGCAACGCCGACTACCGCAAGTCCGCCGCCTCCTTCCAGGAGATGACGAAGGAGGCCATCGAGGGCGCCCGCCCGAACGACCCGGGCGTGCAGCCGCGCCCCGCGCCCGGCATCCAGTTCGTCGGCATCCCCGAGTTCACCGACCTCGGCACCAAGGTCTCCCAGGAGATCAGCGCGGCCATCGCCGGACGCCAGTCCGTCGAGTCGGCCCTGAAGAAGTCCCAGAAGCTGGCTGAGAAGATCTCCGAGGAGTACGAGGGACGATGA
- a CDS encoding carbohydrate ABC transporter permease, whose translation MTATTAAPRAATPVPTRQNQPSARLRAWATRAPLLPALIFMIAVTQLPFVATLVISFFDWNALYPKARKFTGFGNYQQVLSDADLRHSVWTTILLTAAVVLASLVLGLGLALLLDRKFRGRGVVRTLLIAPFLVVPVAAALLWKHVLYNPEYGLLNGLLHYVGGPQPDWISNTPLLAVEASLIWQWTPFMMLILLAGLQSRDSQQMEAARVDGASDWQIFRHLTLPHLRRYLELGGLLGSIYIVQNFDAVFTITSGGLGTANLPYTVYQSFYQAHENGLASAAGVLVVIGSIVIATFALRVVSSLFREEVGRA comes from the coding sequence ATGACCGCTACGACGGCGGCCCCACGGGCCGCGACCCCCGTACCCACCCGGCAGAACCAGCCCTCGGCCCGGCTGCGCGCCTGGGCCACCAGGGCACCGCTGCTGCCCGCCCTGATCTTCATGATCGCGGTGACCCAGCTGCCCTTCGTGGCGACCCTGGTCATCTCGTTCTTCGACTGGAACGCGCTGTACCCGAAGGCCCGCAAGTTCACCGGCTTCGGCAACTACCAGCAGGTCCTCTCCGACGCCGACCTGCGCCACTCGGTGTGGACGACGATCCTGCTGACCGCGGCCGTCGTGCTGGCCAGCCTGGTCCTCGGCCTCGGCCTCGCCCTGCTGCTCGACCGCAAGTTCCGCGGCCGGGGCGTGGTCCGCACCCTGCTGATCGCCCCGTTCCTCGTGGTCCCGGTGGCGGCGGCGCTGCTGTGGAAGCACGTCCTCTACAACCCCGAATACGGCCTGCTGAACGGCCTGTTGCACTACGTGGGCGGCCCGCAGCCCGACTGGATCTCCAACACCCCGCTGCTCGCCGTCGAGGCGTCGCTGATCTGGCAGTGGACGCCGTTCATGATGCTGATCCTGCTGGCCGGGCTGCAGAGCCGCGACTCCCAGCAGATGGAGGCGGCCCGCGTGGACGGCGCGAGCGACTGGCAGATCTTCCGCCACCTCACGCTCCCGCACCTGCGCCGCTACCTCGAACTCGGCGGCCTGCTCGGCTCGATCTACATCGTGCAGAACTTCGACGCCGTCTTCACCATCACCTCCGGCGGCCTGGGCACCGCCAACCTGCCCTACACCGTCTACCAGAGCTTCTACCAGGCGCACGAGAACGGCCTCGCCTCGGCGGCCGGCGTACTGGTGGTCATCGGCTCGATCGTCATCGCGACCTTCGCGCTGCGCGTGGTGTCGTCCCTGTTCCGTGAGGAGGTGGGCCGCGCATGA
- a CDS encoding 5-dehydro-4-deoxyglucarate dehydratase: MTPAPLATRLSIPSGPLFFPVTAYGPDGGLDLDVYRAHVRRGVDAGAAAVFACCGTGEFHALTPEEYERCVRAAVEAAGGRVPVVAGAGYGTALAVRYAGLAEAAGADGLLAMPPYLVVAGQEGLVRHYREVAAATALPVIVYQRDNAVFTPPAVVELARTEGIIGLKDGLGDLDLMQRTVSAVRTEVPEEFLYFNGLPTAEQTQLAYRGIGITLYSSAVFCFVPEIALAFHTALRTGDDPTAHRLLDGFYRPFVELRAQGRGYAVALVKAGVRLGGLDVGEVRPPLHEPTEDHVKQLAQLIERGHALLEEDR; the protein is encoded by the coding sequence GTGACGCCTGCCCCTCTCGCCACTCGACTCAGCATCCCCAGCGGGCCGCTGTTCTTCCCCGTCACCGCCTACGGACCCGACGGCGGCCTCGACCTCGACGTCTACCGCGCCCATGTGCGCCGCGGGGTCGACGCCGGTGCCGCCGCCGTCTTCGCCTGCTGCGGCACCGGCGAGTTCCACGCGCTCACCCCCGAGGAGTACGAGCGGTGCGTACGGGCCGCCGTCGAGGCCGCCGGGGGGCGGGTGCCGGTGGTGGCGGGCGCCGGGTACGGGACCGCGCTCGCCGTCCGCTACGCCGGGCTCGCCGAGGCGGCGGGCGCGGACGGGCTGCTCGCCATGCCGCCCTACCTGGTGGTCGCGGGCCAGGAGGGGCTGGTGCGGCACTACCGGGAGGTGGCCGCCGCGACCGCGCTGCCCGTCATCGTCTACCAGCGCGACAACGCCGTCTTCACCCCGCCCGCCGTCGTCGAACTCGCCCGCACCGAGGGCATCATCGGCCTCAAGGACGGCCTCGGCGACCTCGACCTGATGCAGCGGACCGTCAGCGCCGTCCGCACCGAAGTCCCGGAGGAATTCCTCTACTTCAACGGACTGCCGACCGCCGAACAGACCCAGCTCGCCTACCGCGGCATCGGCATCACGCTCTACTCCTCCGCCGTCTTCTGCTTCGTCCCCGAGATCGCCCTCGCCTTCCACACCGCGCTCAGGACCGGCGACGACCCCACCGCCCACCGCCTCCTCGACGGCTTCTACCGGCCGTTCGTCGAACTGCGCGCCCAGGGACGCGGTTACGCCGTCGCGCTGGTCAAGGCCGGGGTGCGGCTGGGCGGCCTCGACGTCGGGGAGGTCAGGCCGCCGCTGCACGAGCCGACCGAGGATCATGTCAAGCAGCTCGCCCAGTTGATCGAACGCGGCCACGCGCTGCTGGAGGAGGACCGGTGA
- a CDS encoding NAD-dependent epimerase/dehydratase family protein, whose product MPAPRTVLLTGAAGGLGTLMRELLPAHGYELRLLDLLPVEGAPDAITADLADRAAVREAVRGVDAIIHLAGISLEAPFDKILRANIEGTYNVYEAAREEGVGRIVFASSNHAVGFTPRPQGDDPLIPVDTPRRPDTFYGLSKCFGEDLAQLYWDKHGLETVSVRIGSCFPEPTSVRMLSVWMSPADGARLFDAALTAENVGHTVVNGSSANTRLWWDLSGARALGYEPRDDSEPFAAKLIAEQGELDPDNIGHAYLGGHFVSDPPIWPY is encoded by the coding sequence ATGCCCGCTCCCCGTACCGTTCTGCTCACCGGCGCCGCCGGCGGGCTCGGCACCCTGATGCGGGAACTGCTCCCGGCCCACGGCTACGAGCTGCGCCTGCTCGACCTGCTCCCCGTCGAGGGCGCCCCGGACGCGATCACCGCGGACCTCGCCGACCGGGCGGCCGTGCGCGAGGCCGTGCGAGGCGTCGACGCGATCATCCACCTCGCGGGCATCTCCCTGGAAGCCCCCTTCGACAAGATCCTCCGCGCCAACATCGAGGGCACCTACAACGTGTACGAGGCCGCGCGCGAGGAGGGCGTCGGACGGATCGTGTTCGCCTCCTCCAACCACGCCGTCGGCTTCACCCCCCGCCCCCAGGGCGACGACCCGCTCATCCCCGTCGACACCCCGCGCCGCCCTGACACCTTCTACGGCCTCTCCAAGTGCTTCGGCGAGGACCTCGCCCAGCTGTACTGGGACAAGCACGGCCTGGAGACGGTGTCGGTGCGGATCGGCTCCTGCTTCCCCGAACCCACCAGCGTGCGCATGCTGTCCGTGTGGATGAGCCCCGCCGACGGCGCCCGCCTCTTCGACGCGGCCCTGACCGCAGAGAACGTCGGCCACACCGTCGTCAACGGCTCCTCAGCCAACACCCGGCTCTGGTGGGACCTCTCCGGCGCGCGCGCCCTCGGCTACGAACCGCGGGACGACTCCGAGCCGTTCGCCGCGAAGCTGATCGCCGAGCAGGGGGAGCTGGATCCGGACAACATCGGACATGCGTACCTGGGCGGCCACTTCGTGAGCGACCCGCCGATCTGGCCGTACTGA
- a CDS encoding LysR family transcriptional regulator, which produces MDTVESVETRELRYFVAVAEERHFGRAAERLGMAQPPLSRAVQQLERRLGVSLLDRDRRGVRLTGAGETLLHEGRAALDAVTAAARRTRRAGAADARDGRGDRLVLAVKAGFSHELLHKLLDAHAAEPDAAEIEVVPSGLCEQAGMLRDGRADVALMHTPFNSLSGFDSEELLTEGQVVVVPAAHPLAARRSLRVAETVGIPDLPLARWSRHGLYPPGPGPEIHDQTQLAQLIALGRTAAVVPESARAWLWAEHTAVPLSDAPPVVTHIAWPAHSRSRALAALIRTATRL; this is translated from the coding sequence ATGGACACCGTGGAGAGCGTGGAGACCCGTGAGCTGCGGTACTTCGTGGCCGTCGCCGAGGAACGGCACTTCGGCCGCGCGGCCGAGCGGCTCGGGATGGCTCAGCCGCCGCTGTCGCGCGCCGTCCAGCAGCTCGAACGGCGCCTCGGCGTCAGCCTGTTGGACCGCGACCGGCGCGGGGTCCGGCTGACCGGCGCCGGGGAGACGCTGCTGCACGAGGGCCGCGCGGCGCTCGACGCGGTAACCGCCGCCGCCCGCCGCACCCGCCGGGCCGGCGCGGCGGACGCCCGGGACGGCCGCGGCGACCGTCTGGTGCTCGCGGTGAAGGCCGGCTTCTCCCACGAGCTGCTGCACAAGCTCCTGGACGCGCACGCGGCCGAGCCGGACGCCGCCGAGATCGAGGTGGTGCCGAGCGGCCTGTGCGAGCAGGCGGGCATGTTGCGGGACGGCCGCGCCGACGTGGCGCTCATGCACACGCCGTTCAACTCCCTCTCCGGGTTCGACAGCGAGGAGCTGCTGACCGAGGGCCAGGTCGTCGTGGTGCCCGCCGCGCACCCCCTCGCCGCCCGGCGCAGCCTCCGCGTGGCCGAGACCGTCGGCATCCCGGACCTGCCGCTGGCCCGCTGGTCCCGGCACGGGCTCTATCCGCCGGGCCCGGGACCGGAGATCCACGACCAGACCCAGCTGGCCCAGCTGATCGCCCTCGGCCGCACCGCCGCCGTCGTCCCCGAATCCGCCCGCGCCTGGCTGTGGGCCGAGCACACGGCCGTCCCGCTGTCCGACGCGCCGCCGGTGGTCACGCACATCGCGTGGCCGGCCCACAGCCGCTCCCGCGCCCTCGCCGCCCTGATCCGCACGGCCACCCGGCTCTGA
- the araD gene encoding L-arabinonate dehydratase, translating into MNAPRREPEQLRSHQWYGTDGLRAFSHRARTRQLGYLPEEHLGKPVIAILNTWSDINPCHVHLRDRAQAVKRGVWQAGGFPLEFPVSTLSETFQKPTPMLYRNLLAMETEELLRSYPVDGAVLMGGCDKSTPALLMGAATVDLPTVFVPAGPMLPGHWRGETLGSGTDMWKYWDDKRAGLIGDCEMTELESGLARSPGHCMTMGTASTLTAAAEALGVTVPGASSIPAVDSGHDRMAAKAGLAIVELVHQDRRLSDILTEDAFTDAVTTVLGLGGSTNAVIHLIAMAGRAGVRLTLDDFDRLARAVPVLANVRPGGQKYLMEDFHFAGGLPGFLSRITDLLHLDRPTVCHDTLREQLAGALVHDDDVIRTRTDPVAAEGGVAVLRGNLCPDGAVIKHIAAEPHLLKHTGPAVVFDDYRTMQRTINDPDLGITADSVLVLRNAGPKGGPGMPEYGMLPIPDHLLKQGVRDMVRISDARMSGTSYGACVLHVAPESYVGGPLALVRTGDPITLDVESRTLHLHVDDAELERRRADWTPPPARYERGYGALYNEQITQADTGCDFEFLARPGKVADPYAG; encoded by the coding sequence GTGAACGCCCCGCGCCGCGAACCGGAACAGCTCAGAAGCCACCAGTGGTACGGCACCGACGGGCTGCGCGCCTTCAGCCACCGCGCCCGCACCCGCCAGCTCGGCTACCTGCCCGAGGAGCACCTCGGCAAGCCGGTCATCGCGATCCTCAACACCTGGTCCGACATCAACCCCTGCCATGTGCACCTGCGGGACCGGGCGCAGGCCGTCAAGCGCGGGGTGTGGCAGGCCGGCGGGTTCCCGCTGGAGTTCCCGGTCTCCACCCTCAGCGAGACCTTCCAGAAGCCGACCCCGATGCTCTACCGCAACCTCCTTGCCATGGAGACGGAGGAGCTGCTGCGCTCCTACCCGGTCGACGGGGCGGTCCTGATGGGCGGCTGCGACAAGTCGACGCCCGCGCTGCTGATGGGCGCGGCCACCGTCGACCTGCCGACGGTGTTCGTGCCGGCCGGGCCGATGCTGCCCGGCCACTGGCGTGGCGAGACCCTCGGCTCGGGCACCGACATGTGGAAGTACTGGGACGACAAGCGGGCCGGCCTGATCGGCGACTGCGAGATGACCGAACTGGAGAGCGGCCTCGCCCGCTCGCCCGGCCACTGCATGACGATGGGCACCGCCTCCACGCTCACCGCCGCCGCCGAGGCGCTCGGCGTGACCGTGCCCGGCGCCTCCAGCATCCCCGCCGTGGACTCAGGACACGACCGGATGGCCGCGAAGGCCGGCCTTGCGATCGTCGAACTGGTCCACCAGGACCGCAGGTTGAGCGACATCCTGACCGAGGACGCGTTCACCGACGCGGTGACGACGGTGCTCGGACTCGGCGGCTCGACCAACGCCGTCATCCATCTGATCGCGATGGCGGGCCGGGCCGGTGTCCGGCTCACCCTCGACGACTTCGACCGCCTCGCCCGCGCCGTCCCGGTCCTCGCCAACGTCCGCCCCGGCGGCCAGAAGTACCTCATGGAGGACTTCCACTTCGCCGGCGGACTGCCCGGGTTCCTCTCCCGGATCACCGACCTGCTCCACCTGGACCGCCCCACCGTCTGCCACGACACCCTGCGCGAACAGCTCGCCGGGGCGCTCGTCCACGACGACGACGTGATCAGGACCCGCACCGACCCGGTCGCCGCCGAGGGCGGGGTCGCGGTGCTGCGCGGCAACCTCTGCCCGGACGGCGCCGTCATCAAGCACATCGCCGCCGAGCCCCACCTGCTCAAGCACACCGGACCCGCCGTCGTCTTCGACGACTACCGGACCATGCAGCGCACCATCAACGACCCGGACCTCGGCATCACCGCCGACAGCGTCCTGGTGCTGCGCAACGCCGGACCCAAGGGCGGGCCCGGCATGCCCGAGTACGGCATGCTGCCGATCCCCGACCACCTGCTCAAGCAGGGCGTGCGCGACATGGTCCGGATCTCCGACGCCCGCATGAGCGGCACGAGTTACGGCGCCTGCGTCCTGCACGTGGCACCCGAGTCGTACGTCGGCGGCCCGCTCGCCCTGGTCCGCACCGGCGACCCCATCACCCTCGACGTCGAGTCCCGCACCCTGCACCTCCACGTGGACGACGCGGAGCTGGAGCGGCGCAGGGCCGACTGGACGCCCCCGCCCGCCCGTTACGAACGCGGCTACGGCGCGCTCTACAACGAGCAGATCACGCAGGCCGACACCGGCTGCGACTTCGAGTTCCTGGCCCGTCCGGGCAAGGTCGCCGACCCGTACGCGGGCTGA
- a CDS encoding DeoR/GlpR family DNA-binding transcription regulator, which produces MEARTAEERQREIVQVARATGSVDVTALADRLGVAKETVRRDLRALEDHGLVRRTHGGAYPVESAGFETTLAFRATSHVPEKRRIAAAAAELLGDAETVFVDEGFTPQLIAEALPRDRPLTVVTASLPVAGTLAEAENVSVLLLGGRVRSGTLATVDHWTTKMLAGFVVDLAFIGANGISREHGLTTPDPAVCEVKAQAIRAARRTVFAGVHTKFGAVSFCRFAEIGTLEAIVTSTMLPSAEAQRYSLLGPQIIRV; this is translated from the coding sequence ATGGAGGCGAGAACGGCGGAGGAACGCCAGCGGGAGATCGTGCAGGTCGCCCGCGCCACCGGTTCGGTCGACGTCACCGCGCTCGCCGACCGCCTGGGCGTGGCGAAGGAGACCGTACGGCGGGATCTGCGCGCCCTGGAGGACCACGGTCTGGTCCGCCGCACCCACGGCGGCGCCTACCCCGTGGAGAGCGCCGGTTTCGAGACAACTCTCGCCTTCCGCGCGACCAGCCATGTGCCCGAGAAGCGCCGGATCGCCGCCGCGGCGGCCGAGCTGCTCGGGGACGCCGAGACGGTCTTCGTCGACGAGGGCTTCACCCCGCAGCTCATCGCCGAGGCCCTCCCCCGGGACCGTCCGCTGACGGTGGTCACCGCCTCCCTGCCGGTGGCGGGCACCCTCGCCGAGGCCGAGAACGTGTCGGTGCTGCTGCTCGGCGGCCGGGTCCGTTCGGGCACGCTCGCCACCGTCGACCACTGGACCACCAAGATGCTGGCCGGTTTCGTCGTCGACCTCGCCTTCATCGGCGCCAACGGCATCTCCCGCGAACACGGCCTGACCACCCCCGACCCCGCCGTGTGCGAGGTCAAGGCCCAGGCCATCAGGGCCGCGCGACGCACCGTGTTCGCGGGCGTGCACACCAAGTTCGGCGCGGTCAGCTTCTGCCGGTTCGCGGAGATCGGCACGCTGGAGGCCATCGTCACCAGCACCATGCTGCCGTCGGCCGAGGCCCAGCGGTACTCGCTGCTCGGGCCGCAGATCATCCGTGTCTGA
- a CDS encoding dihydrodipicolinate synthase family protein, translating to MSGATFETQRAALADVVAIPVTPFAADGTIDQDLHRSLLRRLLDGGITTLTPNGNTGEFYALSPQERQTVTELTLDEAGDRAEILVGVGHDLPTAVATARHARDHGAGMLMVHQPVHPYVSQGGWVDYHRAVAEAVPELGVVPYIRNAQLPGARLAELADACPNVIGVKYAVPDAAKFAGFARDAGLDRFVWVAGLAEPYAPSYFSAGATGFTSGLVNVAPAVSRNMIEALRSGDYPAAMKVWEQIRRFEELRAANGSADNVTVVKEALASLGLCRRDVRPPSKPLPEDERAEVAAIAAGWSV from the coding sequence ATGAGCGGCGCGACGTTCGAGACCCAACGAGCCGCGCTCGCCGACGTGGTGGCCATCCCGGTGACCCCCTTCGCGGCCGACGGCACCATCGACCAGGACCTCCACAGGTCCCTGCTGCGCCGCCTCCTCGACGGCGGGATCACCACCCTCACCCCCAACGGCAACACCGGCGAGTTCTACGCGCTCTCCCCGCAGGAACGGCAGACGGTCACCGAACTGACCCTCGACGAGGCCGGCGACCGCGCCGAGATCCTGGTCGGCGTCGGCCACGACCTGCCCACCGCCGTCGCCACCGCCCGGCACGCCCGCGACCACGGCGCCGGGATGCTCATGGTCCACCAGCCCGTCCACCCCTACGTCTCCCAGGGCGGCTGGGTCGACTACCACCGGGCCGTCGCGGAGGCCGTGCCGGAACTCGGCGTCGTCCCCTACATCCGCAACGCCCAGCTCCCCGGCGCCCGGCTCGCCGAACTCGCCGACGCCTGCCCCAACGTCATCGGCGTGAAGTACGCAGTCCCGGACGCCGCGAAGTTCGCCGGGTTCGCCCGGGACGCGGGCCTCGACCGGTTCGTGTGGGTCGCGGGGCTCGCCGAGCCGTACGCGCCCTCCTACTTCTCGGCCGGCGCCACCGGCTTCACCTCGGGCCTGGTCAACGTCGCCCCCGCCGTCTCCCGCAACATGATCGAGGCGCTGCGCTCGGGCGACTACCCGGCCGCCATGAAGGTGTGGGAGCAGATCCGCCGGTTCGAGGAGCTGCGCGCCGCCAACGGCTCCGCCGACAACGTCACCGTCGTCAAGGAGGCCCTCGCCTCCCTCGGCCTCTGCCGCCGCGACGTCCGCCCGCCCAGCAAGCCGCTGCCCGAGGACGAGCGCGCCGAGGTCGCCGCGATAGCCGCCGGGTGGTCGGTGTGA
- a CDS encoding GntR family transcriptional regulator, with amino-acid sequence MTSVPTPIPSRTQFVLEEIKRRILTGQLTPGQALVETELAAQFGVSKTPVREALKTLAGTGLVVNSQYKGVTVRMVDADMAREVYDVRVLLEPEALRRAVRRGASLDAARAALTRADEATDTAERSLANREFHRALYLPCGNPLLGRMLDEVRDQAALVSAVAWASSPSWEREAGEHREILRLALDGDADGAAGALHAHIGSFVERAYPQDTAAEATA; translated from the coding sequence ATGACCTCTGTGCCCACGCCGATCCCCTCCCGCACGCAGTTCGTGCTGGAGGAGATCAAACGCCGCATCCTCACCGGGCAGTTGACGCCCGGCCAGGCTCTGGTCGAGACCGAACTCGCCGCCCAGTTCGGGGTGTCCAAGACCCCGGTGCGCGAGGCCCTCAAGACCCTGGCCGGGACCGGGCTCGTGGTGAACAGCCAGTACAAGGGCGTCACCGTGCGCATGGTGGACGCGGACATGGCGCGCGAGGTCTACGACGTACGCGTCCTCCTCGAGCCCGAGGCGCTGCGCCGGGCCGTCCGCCGCGGCGCCTCCCTCGATGCCGCCCGCGCCGCGCTGACCCGCGCCGACGAAGCCACCGACACCGCCGAACGCTCCCTCGCCAACCGGGAGTTCCACCGCGCCCTCTACCTGCCCTGCGGCAACCCGCTGCTCGGCCGGATGCTCGACGAGGTCCGCGACCAGGCCGCCCTCGTCTCCGCCGTCGCCTGGGCGTCCTCGCCCTCCTGGGAGCGGGAGGCGGGCGAGCACCGCGAGATCCTGCGCCTCGCCCTCGACGGCGACGCCGACGGCGCGGCCGGCGCCCTGCACGCCCACATCGGCTCCTTCGTGGAGCGCGCCTACCCCCAGGACACCGCAGCGGAGGCCACGGCATGA
- a CDS encoding aldo/keto reductase family oxidoreductase — MNTGTHTPSTALPGGTWLLGDLTVTRFGYGAMQLAGPGVMGPPADPDGALAVLREAVGLGITHIDTAGAYGPRVTNRLIREALHPYPAPLHLVTKVGAVRDERGGWIPARRPEELRDAVHQNLEDLGLDSLDVVNLRLGDAQGTLPGSVAEPFEAVVELQRQGLIRHLGVSNVTPEQVAEAQSIAPIVCVQNMYNLAYRRDDELIDALAGQGIAYVPFFPLGGFSPLQSTALSAVATRLGATPMSVALAWLLRRSPNILLIPGTSSVAHLRENAEGAGLPLSDDDLAELDRIGG, encoded by the coding sequence ATGAACACCGGCACGCACACCCCCTCGACGGCACTTCCCGGCGGCACCTGGCTCCTCGGCGACCTGACCGTCACCCGCTTCGGCTACGGCGCCATGCAGCTCGCCGGGCCCGGCGTCATGGGCCCGCCCGCCGACCCGGACGGCGCGCTCGCCGTGCTGCGGGAGGCCGTGGGACTCGGGATCACCCACATCGACACGGCGGGCGCCTACGGGCCGCGCGTCACCAACCGGCTGATCCGGGAAGCGCTGCACCCCTACCCGGCGCCGCTGCACCTCGTGACCAAGGTCGGCGCGGTCCGCGACGAGCGCGGCGGCTGGATCCCCGCCCGGCGGCCTGAGGAGCTGCGCGACGCCGTCCACCAGAACCTGGAGGACCTCGGCCTCGACTCCCTCGACGTGGTCAACCTCCGGCTCGGCGACGCCCAGGGCACCCTGCCCGGCTCGGTCGCCGAACCCTTCGAGGCCGTCGTCGAACTCCAGCGGCAGGGCCTGATCCGGCACCTCGGGGTGAGCAACGTGACGCCGGAACAGGTCGCCGAGGCGCAGTCCATCGCGCCGATCGTGTGCGTGCAGAACATGTACAACCTCGCCTACCGCCGGGACGACGAGCTGATCGACGCGCTCGCCGGACAGGGCATCGCCTACGTGCCGTTCTTCCCCCTCGGCGGCTTCAGCCCGCTCCAGTCCACGGCGCTCTCCGCCGTCGCCACCCGGCTGGGCGCCACCCCGATGTCGGTCGCGCTGGCCTGGCTGCTGCGGCGGTCGCCGAACATCCTGCTCATCCCCGGCACCTCGTCGGTGGCGCACCTGCGGGAGAACGCCGAAGGCGCCGGGCTGCCGCTCTCCGACGACGACCTCGCCGAGCTGGACCGGATCGGCGGCTGA